The following proteins are co-located in the Dehalococcoidales bacterium genome:
- a CDS encoding aspartate-semialdehyde dehydrogenase, whose protein sequence is MKQYRVAIVGATGLVGQEFIRILEQRDFPMSSVRLLASDRSAGRKLFVRHEEIEVEETVPESFENIDIALFSAGGDTSRYFSPMAARAGAVVVDNSSAFRMDPGVPLVVPEVNPEDIKWHRGIIANPNCSTIQMVVALYPLHKVNPIKRVIVDTYQAVSGTGSAAVEELTTQTKQVLEGQEVVSSVYPHQIAFNVLPEIDVFLDNAYTKEEWKMVEETRKIMHANEIAISATCVRVPVFTGHSEAVNIEFSRPMSPDEARQILARAPGVKVLDDTTVSLYPHAWLAAGTDEVYVGRIRQDASHPSGLAMWVVSDNLRKGAALNAIQIAEEMTRRDWLSSGG, encoded by the coding sequence ATGAAACAGTACAGAGTCGCCATTGTCGGGGCCACCGGCCTTGTCGGGCAGGAGTTCATCAGGATACTGGAACAACGTGACTTCCCCATGTCCTCGGTGAGGTTGCTTGCTTCGGACCGCTCCGCCGGCAGGAAGCTGTTTGTCAGGCATGAGGAGATTGAGGTAGAGGAGACCGTCCCCGAGTCCTTCGAGAACATCGATATCGCCCTGTTCTCGGCAGGCGGTGACACCAGCCGGTATTTCTCGCCGATGGCGGCGCGTGCCGGAGCGGTGGTTGTCGACAATAGCTCGGCCTTCAGAATGGACCCGGGTGTGCCGCTGGTGGTGCCCGAGGTCAACCCGGAAGACATCAAATGGCACCGGGGCATCATCGCCAACCCGAATTGCTCTACCATCCAGATGGTGGTTGCCCTGTACCCGCTGCACAAGGTCAACCCAATCAAGCGGGTTATTGTTGATACCTACCAGGCCGTATCGGGCACCGGTTCCGCCGCAGTGGAGGAACTGACCACGCAGACCAAACAGGTACTCGAAGGCCAGGAGGTTGTTTCCAGCGTCTATCCCCATCAGATAGCCTTTAATGTGCTGCCGGAGATAGACGTCTTCCTGGACAATGCCTACACTAAGGAAGAGTGGAAGATGGTGGAGGAGACCAGGAAGATAATGCACGCCAACGAAATCGCCATCTCGGCAACCTGTGTGCGTGTCCCGGTATTCACCGGACACAGCGAAGCGGTCAACATTGAGTTTTCCCGGCCCATGTCCCCGGATGAGGCACGGCAGATTCTTGCCCGGGCACCGGGGGTCAAGGTGCTGGATGATACCACGGTCAGCCTTTATCCCCACGCATGGCTGGCCGCCGGTACCGACGAAGTGTACGTCGGACGCATCCGGCAGGACGCGTCCCATCCCAGCGGTCTGGCAATGTGGGTAGTGTCCGATAACCTGCGCAAGGGGGCCGCCCTGAACGCCATACAGATTGCCGAAGAGATGACCAGGAGAGACTGGTTATCTTCCGGAGGTTAG
- the dapB gene encoding 4-hydroxy-tetrahydrodipicolinate reductase: MSVIRVVVQGALGRMGKEIVSALCQEPETGVVGATEQSVTTDRLELPDGSGSVPFSTDLDHILTECKPDVLVDFTTASATIPAVRAATSRGVNVVVGTTGLSADDVDEIERLTTAGGVGAVVAPNFALGAVVMMHLANIAARYLDYAEITELHHDRKADAPSGTALNTARDMLRARGRPFLKSAAAEQSFPSRGEAVEGINIHSIRLPGLLAHQEVVFGAAGQTLTVRHDTISRECFMPGVILAVKDVVSRKGLVRGLDALLGLEKTK, encoded by the coding sequence ATGAGCGTCATCAGAGTCGTTGTCCAGGGAGCACTGGGCAGGATGGGCAAAGAAATAGTCAGTGCCCTGTGCCAGGAACCGGAAACCGGGGTGGTTGGTGCCACCGAGCAGAGCGTCACCACGGACCGACTTGAGCTACCTGACGGCTCCGGCAGCGTACCCTTCTCTACCGACCTGGACCATATCCTCACCGAGTGCAAACCGGATGTCCTGGTGGACTTCACCACCGCCAGTGCCACCATACCGGCTGTGCGTGCCGCTACCAGCAGGGGTGTTAACGTGGTAGTCGGCACCACCGGACTCAGTGCTGATGATGTCGACGAAATCGAGCGCCTGACCACAGCCGGCGGGGTTGGTGCCGTGGTAGCACCGAATTTCGCCCTGGGGGCAGTCGTTATGATGCACCTGGCCAACATCGCCGCCAGGTATCTCGATTACGCAGAGATAACCGAACTGCACCACGACCGGAAGGCAGACGCCCCGTCGGGGACGGCTCTGAACACCGCCCGGGACATGCTCAGGGCGCGTGGCAGGCCATTCCTCAAGTCCGCGGCAGCAGAGCAGTCCTTCCCCAGCCGCGGCGAAGCGGTTGAGGGTATTAACATACACAGTATCCGTCTGCCCGGTCTTCTGGCCCACCAGGAGGTCGTTTTCGGGGCAGCAGGCCAGACACTGACGGTACGCCATGACACCATCAGCCGGGAGTGCTTCATGCCCGGTGTCATCCTGGCAGTCAAAGATGTCGTCAGCCGTAAGGGGCTGGTACGCGGGCTGGACGCTCTACTCGGTCTGGAAAAAACGAAATGA
- a CDS encoding adenylosuccinate synthase: MPVIAVIGAQWGDEGKGKVVDMLAESADLVIRFSGGDNAGHTVINPFGKFALHLVPSGIFSAKATCILGNGMVINPAVLISEIDQLQERGINTSRLVISDRANLIMPYHILLDGLEEEARGGKAIGTTRKGIGPAYSDKVARLGIRAGDLLDSEGFRERLSHILEHKNVILTRVYGAEPLSLEQVYREYCRYGERLAPHIRETTTLLEEAFSRDDLVLLEGAQGTLLDPDFGTYPYGTSSPPTAAGAVLGSGISPVRLNRVLGVYKAYCSRVGSGPFPTELQDETGDLIRERAHEYGTTTGRPRRCGWFDAVAARFSHRVNGFTGMAVTRLDILDNLPRLKICVGYQLEGKEIDYFPANVSLLEKCQPVYEELPGWEKSISDVRKYQHLPPQARQYLERLEQLVSCPVSVISVGASREQTIIHRDIL; the protein is encoded by the coding sequence ATGCCGGTCATTGCAGTTATAGGTGCCCAGTGGGGTGACGAGGGAAAAGGAAAGGTAGTCGATATGCTGGCAGAGAGCGCGGACCTGGTAATCCGGTTCTCCGGCGGGGATAACGCCGGGCATACCGTTATCAATCCCTTTGGCAAGTTTGCCCTGCACCTCGTCCCATCCGGTATCTTCTCGGCCAAGGCTACCTGCATCCTGGGCAACGGGATGGTGATAAATCCGGCGGTACTCATTTCCGAGATAGACCAGCTTCAGGAACGGGGTATTAACACCTCCCGGCTGGTCATCAGTGACCGTGCCAACCTGATAATGCCCTATCACATCCTGCTCGACGGCCTGGAGGAGGAAGCGAGGGGTGGTAAGGCCATCGGCACTACCCGGAAGGGTATCGGACCTGCTTATTCGGACAAGGTGGCCAGGCTCGGTATCAGGGCCGGGGACCTTCTGGACAGCGAGGGATTCCGTGAGCGATTGAGCCACATTCTTGAGCATAAGAATGTTATCCTGACCAGGGTTTACGGTGCGGAGCCGCTATCACTGGAGCAGGTATACAGGGAGTATTGCCGGTACGGTGAGCGTCTTGCCCCCCATATCCGTGAGACGACGACTCTGCTGGAGGAGGCATTCAGCCGTGACGACCTGGTGTTGCTGGAGGGGGCCCAGGGGACGCTGCTCGACCCTGATTTCGGCACGTACCCCTACGGTACTTCTTCACCGCCGACAGCGGCAGGAGCTGTCCTCGGTTCGGGTATTAGCCCGGTCAGGTTGAACCGTGTCCTTGGTGTCTATAAGGCCTACTGCTCGAGGGTTGGCTCCGGTCCGTTCCCCACCGAGTTGCAGGATGAGACCGGTGACCTCATCCGGGAGCGGGCGCATGAGTACGGCACCACCACCGGCAGGCCGCGCCGCTGCGGCTGGTTCGACGCCGTGGCCGCCCGTTTCAGCCACCGGGTGAATGGTTTCACCGGGATGGCGGTCACCCGGCTTGACATCCTGGATAATCTTCCACGGCTGAAGATATGCGTTGGGTATCAACTGGAGGGCAAAGAGATAGACTATTTCCCGGCAAACGTAAGCCTTCTGGAGAAGTGCCAGCCGGTCTATGAAGAGCTACCCGGGTGGGAGAAGTCTATAAGTGATGTCAGGAAGTATCAGCATCTACCGCCACAGGCTCGCCAGTATCTTGAGAGGCTTGAACAGCTTGTTTCCTGCCCGGTAAGTGTCATCTCCGTCGGGGCGTCACGGGAGCAGACCATCATCCACCGCGACATCCTGTAG
- a CDS encoding glycosyltransferase family 4 protein: MKIALVSPYDFAHPGGVTNHISSLDLQLTRMGHDVKVIAPASRVVRDFGDRFIAIGRPFPIPSSDSIIRVSISMHLAPAIKEVLAREQFDIIHLHEPFMPMLCSAMVRFSNTVTVGTFHAAEGKPGYNWGRPISTWLIRQRLHNLHGRIAVSKPAQEYHSKYIPGSYEIIPNGIDLERFSDSVTPMERFQDGKLNILFVGRLEFRKGLNYLLNAFLLVKQEIPESRLIVVGPGTRLRKRYERWIEKTGLKDVVFVGYVSNEDKARYYKTADIFCAPATSRESFGIVLLEAMATGKPVVATNIPGYASVVSDGEDGLLVPPQNYQELARALLTLLNDEALRKQMGARGEAKSRDYSWELVARRIMDYYLRVIGEVRGKDAADAMTG, from the coding sequence ATGAAAATAGCATTGGTGTCTCCCTATGATTTTGCTCACCCGGGTGGGGTTACCAATCACATTTCCTCACTGGACCTGCAACTCACACGCATGGGTCATGATGTCAAGGTCATTGCTCCTGCGTCCCGCGTCGTCAGGGACTTCGGGGACAGATTCATTGCCATCGGTAGACCCTTTCCCATTCCCAGTAGCGATTCCATCATCCGTGTCTCCATCTCAATGCACCTGGCGCCGGCGATAAAAGAGGTGCTTGCCAGGGAACAGTTCGACATTATCCACCTCCACGAGCCCTTCATGCCGATGCTGTGCAGCGCCATGGTACGGTTTTCCAATACGGTCACCGTGGGGACCTTTCATGCTGCGGAGGGTAAACCGGGTTATAACTGGGGCAGGCCTATCAGCACATGGCTGATACGCCAGCGACTGCATAATCTTCACGGTCGGATAGCCGTTTCGAAACCGGCTCAGGAATACCATAGTAAGTATATTCCGGGGTCTTATGAGATAATCCCTAATGGTATCGACCTGGAGCGCTTCTCCGATAGCGTTACGCCCATGGAGAGATTCCAGGACGGGAAGCTGAATATCCTGTTCGTGGGGCGGCTGGAGTTCCGCAAGGGTCTGAACTACCTGCTGAACGCCTTCCTGCTGGTGAAGCAGGAAATCCCGGAGTCGCGGTTGATAGTCGTGGGACCCGGCACGAGGCTGCGGAAGCGGTACGAAAGGTGGATTGAGAAGACCGGCCTGAAGGACGTGGTGTTCGTTGGCTATGTGTCCAACGAGGACAAGGCGCGGTACTACAAGACAGCTGATATCTTCTGCGCCCCGGCAACCAGCCGAGAAAGCTTCGGTATCGTATTGCTTGAGGCCATGGCTACCGGTAAACCGGTTGTGGCTACCAATATACCGGGGTATGCCAGCGTGGTGAGCGATGGTGAGGATGGTTTACTGGTGCCACCGCAGAACTACCAGGAACTGGCCCGGGCACTGCTCACCCTGCTAAATGACGAAGCACTGCGCAAGCAAATGGGTGCCAGGGGAGAGGCTAAGTCCAGAGACTATAGCTGGGAGCTTGTTGCCCGCAGGATAATGGACTACTACCTTCGCGTAATCGGTGAAGTCCGTGGGAAGGACGCCGCGGACGCGATGACGGGATAG
- the dapA gene encoding 4-hydroxy-tetrahydrodipicolinate synthase has product MKDPGRLLTAMVTPFDDKGEVDYQQARKLALALLDSGSEGLVVVGTTGESPTLNREEELRLFAEVKSAVGDRGAVIAGTGSNNTVEAIAATRGAEKAGVDGCLLVVPYYNKPTQEGLYQHFKAIAESTSLPCIPYNVPSRTVTSLSVETTIRLSQIDNIIGVKEASGNLENIARIISGTRNFRVWSGNDTDTLLILAVGGYGIISVASHLVGKQINEMIYSFLNGQTGKAAEIHRRLLPLVNALFVVSNPIPVKYALNHAGFNVGKPRLPLTEPDEKAAALIRDTMKDYRIDLPV; this is encoded by the coding sequence ATGAAGGACCCGGGACGACTACTTACGGCAATGGTGACACCCTTCGACGACAAGGGGGAAGTTGACTACCAGCAGGCCAGGAAGCTGGCGCTGGCCCTGCTCGACTCCGGAAGCGAAGGACTGGTGGTTGTCGGCACGACCGGAGAATCGCCGACCCTCAACAGGGAGGAGGAACTGCGCCTCTTCGCCGAGGTGAAGTCCGCCGTGGGTGACCGTGGTGCGGTGATTGCCGGCACCGGTAGCAACAATACGGTCGAGGCTATAGCGGCAACCAGGGGTGCCGAAAAGGCCGGCGTGGACGGCTGCCTGCTCGTCGTGCCCTACTACAACAAGCCCACCCAGGAGGGGCTTTACCAGCACTTCAAGGCCATCGCGGAGAGCACCTCCCTGCCCTGCATCCCCTACAATGTGCCGTCCCGCACCGTCACCAGCCTGTCAGTCGAGACTACCATCAGGCTGAGCCAGATAGACAACATCATCGGCGTTAAGGAAGCCAGCGGCAACCTGGAAAATATCGCCAGGATTATCAGCGGTACCAGGAACTTTCGCGTCTGGAGCGGTAATGATACCGATACCCTGCTGATACTGGCTGTAGGCGGCTACGGCATCATCAGTGTCGCCTCCCACCTCGTCGGCAAGCAGATTAACGAGATGATATACAGCTTCCTCAACGGTCAGACGGGCAAGGCAGCGGAGATACACCGCCGTCTCCTGCCCCTGGTGAACGCCCTCTTCGTAGTCTCCAACCCGATACCGGTGAAATACGCCCTCAACCATGCCGGTTTCAACGTGGGAAAACCGCGACTGCCGCTCACCGAACCGGACGAGAAGGCCGCCGCCCTCATCAGGGACACCATGAAGGACTACCGGATAGACCTTCCCGTGTAG
- a CDS encoding CDP-alcohol phosphatidyltransferase family protein — protein sequence MTTLVEVRKTLAYYLTRPLVRLLARTPITPNVITWFGVLIAAGAGVLIALGHPFAAGFVVLFGGFFDTIDGALARYTGQTSRFGAILDSTLDRLGEAVVLLGLMVMYAGQQSTAGVVVVGTVWVASVLVSYIRARAEAMGLECEVGLFTRSERVVVLVLGLLLSPIGNALFITLCVIAALSVVTVAQRLLHVWRQTKTG from the coding sequence GTGACGACGCTAGTCGAAGTCCGCAAAACCCTGGCTTACTACCTTACCCGGCCGCTGGTCAGACTACTGGCCAGGACCCCAATCACACCCAATGTGATAACCTGGTTCGGCGTACTCATCGCCGCAGGCGCGGGTGTACTGATTGCCCTGGGACATCCTTTTGCTGCCGGCTTCGTCGTGCTGTTTGGTGGGTTCTTCGATACCATAGACGGGGCGCTGGCCCGCTATACCGGGCAAACAAGCCGGTTCGGGGCAATACTGGATTCCACGCTGGACCGTCTTGGCGAGGCAGTGGTACTGCTTGGGCTTATGGTGATGTATGCCGGGCAACAGTCTACTGCCGGGGTTGTGGTTGTGGGTACCGTCTGGGTGGCGTCAGTGCTGGTGAGCTATATCCGGGCAAGGGCGGAGGCGATGGGCCTGGAGTGTGAAGTGGGGCTCTTCACGCGGTCGGAGCGTGTGGTCGTGCTGGTGCTGGGCCTCCTGCTCAGCCCCATTGGCAATGCCCTGTTCATTACCCTTTGTGTCATTGCCGCGCTGAGTGTGGTGACGGTAGCGCAGAGATTGCTTCACGTCTGGCGGCAAACAAAAACAGGATAG